Proteins encoded together in one Telopea speciosissima isolate NSW1024214 ecotype Mountain lineage chromosome 4, Tspe_v1, whole genome shotgun sequence window:
- the LOC122657476 gene encoding cytokinin dehydrogenase 5-like → MSSSMATKLLLLLCFVICRLISTVGSTMEMVDPLEKVELVRLGLESQLKLSIDPTDMEAASLDFGGMVRARPFAVLHPTSADDVARMVRAVYESTHGLTVSAKGHGHSINGQAQTDNGVVIEMSNGFLKSANDDKAMRPSRPPSSVVLGVGGSEDSKYVDVWGGELWIELLTSTLEYGLAPKSWTDYLYLSVGGTLSNAGISGQAFHHGPQISNVYELDVVTGKGELLTCSEEQNSELFHSVLGGLGQFGIITRARIALEPAPQRVRWIRVLYSNFSAFTNDQEYLISLHGRPTSEKFDYLEGFVIVDEGLINNWRSSFFSPRNPVKITSLSSNGSVLYCLEITKNYDEYTADTVDQEVEALLKKLSFIPASVFTTDLPYVYFLDRVHKAELKLRSKGLWDVPHPWLNLFVPKSKIDEFDQGVFKGILGNKTSGPILIYPMNKNKWDDRSSVVTIDEEVFYLVALLRSALDSGDDTQTLEYLIDQNRRILDFCRDAGIGVKQYLPNYNTQEEWMDHFGDKWDLFLHRKIQFDPKRILAPGQRIFPASLPSSSPATSSSSSSSFS, encoded by the exons ATGTCGTCGTCGATGGCTACTAAGCTGCTACTCCTCCTGTGTTTCGTCATCTGCCGATTGATCTCCACCGTCGGATCAACCATGGAGATGGTGGACCCCCTTGAGAAGGTTGAGCTTGTTCGACTGGGTTTGGAAAGCCAGCTCAAACTCAGCATCGACCCCACCGACATGGAGGCGGCTTCTCTCGATTTTGGCGGAATGGTCCGTGCCAGGCCCTTTGCGGTCTTGCACCCCACCTCCGCCGACGACGTGGCCAGAATGGTCCGTGCGGTTTACGAATCGACTCATGGTTTGACCGTGTCGGCTAAAGGACACGGCCATTCCATTAACGGCCAAGCTCAGACGGACAACGGCGTAGTTATAGAGATGAGCAACGGCTTCTTAAAGTCCGCCAACGACGACAAGGCCATGAGACCCTCCCGTCCGCCATCGTCGGTGGTGTTGGGGGTTGGTGGTTCGGAAGACAGCAAGTATGTGGACGTTTGGGGTGGGGAACTGTGGATTGAGTTGTTGACGTCGACGCTTGAGTATGGGCTTGCACCAAAGTCATGGACTGATTACTTATATCTCTCCGTTGGTGGAACTCTTTCAAACGCTGGCATTAGTGGACAAGCCTTCCATCACGGCCCTCAGATTAGCAATGTCTATGAACTCGACGTCGTTACAG ggAAGGGAGAGCTCTTGACATGTTCAGAGGAACAGAATTCAGAACTCTTCCATTCTGTTCTTGGGGGTTTAGGACAATTTGGGATCATAACCAGGGCTAGGATTGCCCTTGAACCAGCTCCACAAagg GTGAGGTGGATCCGAGTACTCTACTCCAACTTCTCAGCCTTCACCAACGACCAGGAGTATCTCATCTCTCTGCATGGACGACCCACCAGCGAGAAGTTCGACTACTTGGAGGGTTTTGTTATCGTGGATGAAGGACTCATCAACAACTGGagatcctctttcttctcccctcGTAACCCCGTTAAGAtcacttctctttcttccaatGGAAGCGTTCTCTACTGCTTGGAGATCACAAAGAACTACGATGAATATACCGCTGACACCGTTGATCAG GAAGTTGAAGCTTTGTTGAAAAAGCTGAGTTTCATACCGGCATCAGTCTTCACAACTGATCTTCCTTACGTGTATTTCTTGGACCGGGTTCATAAGGCTGAATTGAAGCTCCGGTCCAAGGGATTGTGGGACGTACCCCACCCATGGTTGAACCTCTTTGTCCCCAAATCAAAGATTGATGAATTTGACCAGGGTGTTTTCAAGGGCATATTGGGTAACAAGACAAGCGGGCCCATCCTCATCTACCCAATGAATAAAAACAA ATGGGACGATCGGAGCTCGGTGGTAACAATAGACGAGGAAGTATTTTACCTGGTAGCCCTTCTTCGATCAGCATTGGATTCTGGGGATGACACACAAACGTTGGAGTACCTGATAGATCAGAACCGTAGGATCCTTGACTTCTGCAGGGATGCTGGGATCGGAGTGAAACAGTACTTACCTAACTACAACACCCAAGAGGAATGGATGGACCACTTTGGAGACAAatgggatctcttcctccaccGCAAGATTCAGTTCGACCCCAAGCGCATTTTAGCCCCTGGCCAGCGTATATTCCCCGCttccctcccttcttcttctcctgcaaCCTCCTCGTCGTcgtcctcttctttttcctag
- the LOC122658160 gene encoding jacalin-related lectin 3-like translates to QNFEGYEKSQNQNVSVGPWGGQEGARWDDGVYNSVRQMVITHGAAIDSIQIEYDEKGCSIWSDRHGGTGGWRTDKIKLDFPQEYLVSITGYYGCLTQWGPIIIRSLSLESNRKKYGPFGTQEGTQFSFSITSGKIIAGFYGRSSSYLDSIGVYLKPLHQQNPSKPPLPSPNIVGYTVTQESTVQETYDVVLTNQFFGGNDCNLKVQVPYYTEKESSRWPVKCGPWGGDAGMTFDDGVYTGVREVHIVRNGGIVYIKACYDRNGQAIWGNRNGGKTGLRLDKVVFDYPSEILTHISGYYGSTIFMGPTVVKSLTFHTTKRKYGPFGDEQGISFSSGSKQGKIVGFHGSKGWFVDSIGVHVLEGNFLIPRPLSIGIPKVAGQGPCIGEGSKPWGGDGGQPWDDGAFSGVKQIYLIKGDAICSIQIEYDLNGQSIWSSRHGGGGGYNTHKMKFEYPHEVLTRIGGYYGPNPVDAYTKVIRSLTFYTTRARYGPFGEEIGTFFSSSTEGKVVGFHGRSGCYLEAIGVHMQHSSVDQQGLVKAVFNKIFN, encoded by the exons CAGAACTTCGAAGGATACGAGAAGAGCCAGAACCAAAACGTATCGGTGGGTCCATGGGGAGGGCAAGAAGGAGCAAGGTGGGACGATGGTGTGTACAACAGTGTAAGACAGATGGTGATAACCCATGGTGCTGCAATTGACTCCATTCAGATTGAGTATGATGAGAAAGGTTGTTCCATCTGGTCAGACAGGCATGGTGGAACTGGTGGCTGGAGAACCGACAAG ATCAAGCTTGATTTTCCACAAGAATACCTAGTTTCCATTACTGGTTACTATGGTTGTTTAACACAATGGGGTCCCATTATAATTCGATCACTTTCATTGGAAAGTAATAGGAAAAAATATGGTCCCTTTGGTACCCAAGAAGGAACAcaattctctttctctattaCATCCGGTAAGATCATCGCCGGATTTTATGGCCGGTCCAGTTCGTATCTTGACTCAATCGGAGTTTACTTGAAGCCTCTCCACCAACAAAATCCATCCAAACCTC CATTACCATCACCCAACATTGTTGGCTATACagtaacccaagaaagtactgTACAGGAAACCTACGACGTAGTGCTTACCAATCAGTTCTTCGGTGGTAACGATTGTAATCTCAAG GTGCAAGTCCCTTACTATACTGAGAAAGAATCCTCTAGATGGCCTGTGAAGTGTGGACCTTGGGGAGGTGATGCTGGGATGACCTTCGACGATGGAGTCTATACAGGTGTTCGAGAAGTTCACATAGTGCGTAATGGTGGCATTGTTTACATTAAAGCTTGTTATGATAGAAATGGGCAAGCCATTTGGGGGAATAGAAATGGTGGAAAGACTGGGCTCAGACTTGATAAG GTAGTATTTGATTATCCTTCAGAAATCTTGACCCACATAAGTGGCTATTACGGGTCGACTATCTTCATGGGACCTACAGTGGTTAAGTCTCTCACATTTCACACAACAAAAAGGAAGTACGGACCATTTGGAGATGAACAAGGGATTTCCTTCTCTTCAGGCTCCAAACAAGGGAAGATCGTGGGGTTCCATGGGAGTAAAGGATGGTTTGTGGACAGCATTGGTGTTCATGTTCTTGAAGGGAATTTTTTGATTCCGCGACCTCTCAGCATTGGTATTCCTAAG GTAGCTGGACAAGGGCCATGCATTGGGGAAGGAAGTAAGCCATGGGGTGGTGATGGAGGTCAGCCATGGGATGATGGAGCTTTTTCTGGTGTAAAGCAGATTTATTTGATAAAAGGCGACGCCATTTGCTCGATACAGATCGAGTATGATTTGAATGGACAATCTATCTGGTCTTCTAGAcatggaggtggaggtggataCAACACCCACAAA ATGAAATTTGAATACCCACATGAAGTCCTAACTCGCATCGGTGGTTACTATGGACCCAACCCAGTTGATGCGTATACAAAAGTAATAAGGTCACTCACTTTTTATACCACTAGAGCAAGGTATGGTCCCTTTGGGGAGGAGATTGGAACCTTTTTCAGTTCTTCAACAGAAGGAAAAGTGGTTGGATTTCATGGTAGAAGTGGCTGTTACCTAGAAGCAATTGGAGTCCATATGCAACACAGTTCAGTTGATCAACAAGGTCTGGTGAAGGCAGTGTTCAACAAAATCTTTAATTGA